A part of Quatrionicoccus australiensis genomic DNA contains:
- a CDS encoding SDR family oxidoreductase encodes MIVITGASGQLGRLVIEALLQTVPAGEIVAAVRNPEKVADLAARGVQVRVADYDQPASLAAAFAGADKLLLISANEVGRRVPQHRAVIDAAKAAGVGLLAYTSLLHADSSPLPLAAEHQETEALIRASGLPAVILRNGWYTENYLAGIPTALQYGVVLGSAGEGRIASAARADYAAAAAAVLTQDDQAGRIYELAGDASYSLAELAAEIAKQSGQAVNYQNLPESEFKAALLGAGLPDFLVTLLAESDVGASKGGLFDDSHQLSQLIGRPTTSLANMVAAQLAATAA; translated from the coding sequence ATGATCGTCATCACCGGCGCCTCCGGCCAGCTTGGCCGCCTTGTCATCGAAGCCCTGTTGCAGACAGTTCCGGCCGGCGAAATCGTCGCCGCCGTGCGCAATCCCGAGAAAGTCGCCGATCTGGCGGCGCGCGGCGTGCAGGTGCGCGTTGCCGATTACGACCAGCCGGCCAGCCTGGCGGCCGCCTTTGCCGGCGCCGACAAGCTGCTGCTGATTTCGGCCAATGAGGTCGGTCGCCGCGTGCCGCAGCACCGCGCCGTGATCGATGCGGCCAAGGCGGCCGGCGTCGGCCTGCTTGCCTATACCAGCCTCCTGCATGCCGACAGCTCGCCGCTGCCGCTTGCCGCCGAGCACCAGGAGACGGAAGCCCTGATCCGCGCTTCCGGCCTGCCGGCGGTGATCCTGCGCAACGGCTGGTACACCGAGAATTACCTGGCCGGCATCCCGACCGCGCTGCAGTACGGCGTGGTGCTGGGTAGCGCCGGGGAAGGGCGCATCGCCTCGGCGGCGCGTGCCGACTATGCCGCGGCGGCGGCTGCCGTGCTGACGCAGGACGATCAGGCCGGGCGCATCTACGAACTGGCCGGCGACGCGTCCTACTCGTTGGCCGAACTGGCCGCCGAAATCGCCAAACAGTCGGGCCAGGCGGTCAACTACCAGAATTTGCCGGAAAGCGAATTCAAGGCCGCGCTGCTCGGCGCCGGCTTGCCGGATTTCCTGGTGACGCTACTGGCCGAGTCCGATGTCGGCGCGTCCAAGGGCGGCTTGTTCGACGACAGCCATCAGTTGAGCCAGTTGATCGGCCGGCCGACGACGTCGCTGGCCAACATGGTCGCGGCGCAGCTGGCGGCGACTGCCGCTTAA
- a CDS encoding nucleotidyltransferase family protein has product MSRGVVGILLAAGFARRFGSDKRLQRLTDGRAMAVVAAGQLLQAGVPVIAVVRPEDAELAELLATAGCEVVGAAAAQLGMGHSLAAGVAASPDAAGWLVALADMPRLQVASHRAVLAALHAGASLARSEHAGQAGHPVGFAARWREQLLALSGDAGARQLVQAGAAELMRCPVNDPGVLFDVDLPGDLA; this is encoded by the coding sequence ATGAGCCGGGGCGTCGTCGGCATCCTGCTCGCCGCCGGTTTCGCCCGGCGTTTCGGCAGTGACAAGCGGCTGCAGCGCCTGACTGACGGGCGCGCGATGGCCGTGGTCGCCGCCGGTCAGCTGCTTCAGGCCGGCGTGCCGGTGATCGCCGTGGTCCGCCCGGAGGATGCCGAACTCGCCGAATTGCTTGCGACCGCCGGGTGCGAGGTGGTCGGCGCGGCTGCTGCGCAGCTCGGCATGGGCCACAGTCTGGCGGCTGGCGTCGCGGCGAGTCCGGATGCGGCGGGCTGGCTGGTTGCCCTGGCCGACATGCCGCGTCTGCAGGTTGCCTCGCATCGCGCCGTGCTTGCCGCGCTGCATGCCGGCGCGAGCCTCGCGCGCAGCGAACATGCCGGGCAGGCCGGGCATCCGGTCGGCTTTGCCGCGCGCTGGCGCGAGCAACTGCTCGCCCTGAGCGGCGATGCCGGCGCGCGCCAACTGGTGCAGGCGGGCGCAGCCGAGCTGATGCGCTGTCCGGTCAATGATCCCGGCGTGCTGTTCGACGTCGATCTGCCCGGCGATCTCGCCTGA
- a CDS encoding YecA/YgfB family protein: MNPTPLNDADLDRLEELLEADIFNGDAMRLDEIQAILCAVVSGPVSVPPTVWLPEVLGEGMASAEGDPILGEAVELLMRLNNDIAAALLADETVSPVLYPLDEKCEDYDYAAWADSYVFGAGMAGDWYELAGKHADDLSELLEPMFLLNGMLKEDVEKSGERWFAPAEEARLVADIQENLPVIVQTLYNFWRNKRAGGTVKREEPKSGRNDPCPCGSGRKYKQCCGSPEKLN, from the coding sequence ATGAACCCGACCCCCCTGAACGATGCCGATCTCGATCGTCTCGAAGAACTGCTTGAAGCCGATATTTTCAATGGCGATGCGATGCGCCTCGACGAAATCCAGGCCATTTTGTGCGCCGTCGTGAGTGGACCGGTGAGCGTGCCGCCGACCGTCTGGCTGCCGGAAGTGCTGGGCGAAGGCATGGCATCGGCCGAGGGCGATCCCATCCTCGGCGAAGCGGTCGAACTGCTGATGCGCCTCAACAATGACATCGCTGCCGCGCTGCTCGCGGACGAAACGGTGTCGCCGGTGCTCTATCCGCTCGACGAAAAGTGCGAAGACTACGATTACGCCGCCTGGGCCGATTCCTACGTGTTCGGTGCCGGCATGGCCGGCGACTGGTACGAGCTGGCCGGCAAGCATGCCGACGATCTCTCGGAGCTGCTCGAACCGATGTTCCTGTTGAACGGCATGCTCAAGGAAGACGTCGAGAAAAGCGGCGAGCGCTGGTTCGCGCCGGCCGAAGAAGCCCGCCTGGTTGCCGACATCCAGGAAAACCTGCCGGTCATCGTGCAGACCCTGTACAACTTCTGGCGCAACAAGCGCGCCGGCGGCACGGTCAAGCGCGAAGAGCCGAAGTCCGGCCGCAACGATCCGTGCCCCTGTGGCAGCGGTCGCAAATACAAGCAATGCTGCGGCTCGCCGGAAAAGCTGAACTGA
- a CDS encoding class I SAM-dependent methyltransferase produces the protein MDNKNLTCPVCRKASALLDVVDLNKSCEEASGKFLPLSGTPVYYAHCGNCGFCFAPEIMNWSLDEFAERIYNDQYVLIDPDYLETRPQANADNLVALFPALPPTVRHLDYGGGSGSLAEILRDYGWNSLSYDPFENRDVTLDQLGQFDLITAFEVFEHVPDVQQLMCDIWQLLSENGVLMFSTLLSDGNIRPNERLNWWYASPRNGHISLFSRKSLTLLAQDSGFNFGSFSDLFHVFHTNMPAWAAHLTGSEKQV, from the coding sequence ATGGACAACAAAAACCTGACCTGCCCGGTTTGTCGGAAAGCCTCTGCCTTGCTGGATGTAGTGGATCTCAACAAGTCATGCGAAGAAGCGAGCGGCAAGTTCCTGCCGCTTTCGGGAACTCCCGTTTACTACGCACACTGCGGCAATTGCGGCTTCTGTTTCGCACCGGAAATAATGAACTGGTCGCTGGATGAGTTCGCAGAGAGGATTTACAACGACCAATACGTCCTTATTGACCCGGATTATCTCGAAACGAGACCGCAAGCCAATGCGGACAATCTTGTGGCCTTGTTTCCGGCCTTGCCGCCCACGGTCAGGCACCTCGATTACGGCGGCGGATCGGGCAGTCTCGCAGAAATCCTGCGCGACTACGGCTGGAATTCGCTGTCTTATGACCCGTTTGAGAACCGGGATGTCACCCTTGATCAATTGGGGCAGTTCGACCTGATCACGGCCTTCGAGGTCTTCGAACATGTGCCGGACGTGCAGCAACTGATGTGCGACATCTGGCAGTTGCTTTCCGAAAACGGCGTATTGATGTTTTCCACGCTGCTATCCGACGGCAACATTCGTCCGAATGAAAGACTGAACTGGTGGTATGCATCGCCGCGCAACGGACATATCAGCCTGTTCTCGCGCAAGAGCCTGACGCTGCTTGCCCAGGATTCCGGATTCAACTTCGGCAGCTTTTCCGATCTCTTTCATGTTTTCCATACCAACATGCCGGCATGGGCTGCGCATCTGACGGGTTCGGAAAAGCAGGTTTGA
- a CDS encoding XdhC family protein, which produces MDSLDTQVLAAARRWANEGRRFALVTVARTWGSAPRPPGARMILRDDGMVQGSVSGGCIEDDLIQRKLAGEFSDGPPQVVRYGVTQDEAHRFGLPCGGTLELVVEAAPDLAALELLAERIAGGQLVRRELDLASGRVRIHAGAAGDALAWDGATLSTPHGPAWRLLIIGAGQISRYLASMAQALGYRVLVCDPREEFAGEWDVPGAERVAGMPDDVVNELALDPRSAVVALTHDPKLDDMALLEALKSPAFYVGALGSQLNNDKRRARLLEYFDLTAAEVARLHGPVGLPIGSRTPPEIAVSILAEMTAVKNSVQPVTAGAAREADPYACRVG; this is translated from the coding sequence ATGGATAGCCTGGATACGCAGGTGCTCGCCGCCGCCCGACGCTGGGCCAACGAAGGCCGGCGTTTCGCGCTGGTCACCGTGGCCCGGACCTGGGGCTCGGCGCCGCGCCCGCCCGGCGCCCGGATGATCCTGCGCGACGACGGCATGGTGCAGGGCTCGGTTTCCGGTGGCTGCATCGAGGACGACCTGATCCAGCGCAAGCTGGCCGGCGAGTTTTCCGATGGTCCGCCGCAGGTCGTGCGCTACGGCGTGACGCAGGACGAGGCGCACCGCTTCGGCCTGCCCTGCGGCGGCACGCTCGAACTGGTCGTCGAGGCGGCGCCTGATCTTGCTGCCCTTGAGTTGCTTGCCGAACGCATCGCCGGCGGCCAGCTGGTGCGCCGCGAGCTGGATCTGGCGAGTGGCCGGGTGCGCATCCATGCCGGCGCCGCCGGCGATGCGCTGGCCTGGGACGGCGCGACGCTGAGCACGCCGCACGGCCCGGCCTGGCGCCTGCTGATCATCGGCGCCGGGCAGATTTCGCGCTACCTGGCGAGCATGGCGCAGGCGCTCGGTTACCGCGTGCTGGTCTGCGATCCGCGCGAGGAATTCGCCGGCGAATGGGACGTGCCAGGCGCCGAGCGCGTAGCGGGCATGCCCGACGACGTGGTCAACGAACTGGCGCTCGATCCGCGCAGCGCCGTGGTGGCGCTGACCCACGACCCCAAGCTCGACGACATGGCGCTGCTCGAAGCGCTCAAGTCGCCGGCCTTCTACGTCGGGGCGCTCGGCTCGCAGCTCAACAACGACAAGCGGCGCGCCCGCCTGCTCGAATATTTCGATCTCACGGCTGCCGAGGTGGCGCGCTTGCACGGGCCGGTCGGGCTGCCGATCGGCAGCCGGACGCCACCGGAAATCGCCGTCTCCATCCTGGCCGAGATGACCGCGGTCAAGAACTCGGTGCAGCCGGTGACGGCCGGCGCGGCGCGCGAAGCCGATCCCTACGCCTGCCGCGTCGGATGA
- a CDS encoding winged helix-turn-helix transcriptional regulator → MHNADTPRPGFAELMQRGQLFAEKCPSREVLKHVTSRWGVLLLVALRSGTHRFSDLRRKVNGISEKMLAQTLQWLEGDGFVERISYPVVPPHVEYKLTPLGEEVGEKVEALADWIEVKLPEILAGRKK, encoded by the coding sequence ATGCATAACGCCGACACCCCACGCCCCGGCTTCGCCGAACTCATGCAGCGCGGCCAGCTGTTCGCCGAAAAATGCCCGTCGCGCGAAGTCCTCAAGCACGTCACCAGCCGCTGGGGCGTCCTGCTCCTCGTCGCCCTGCGCAGCGGCACCCACCGCTTCAGCGACCTGCGCCGCAAGGTCAACGGCATCAGCGAAAAAATGCTCGCCCAGACCCTGCAATGGCTGGAAGGTGACGGCTTCGTGGAGAGGATTTCCTACCCGGTCGTGCCGCCGCATGTGGAATACAAGCTGACACCGCTGGGGGAGGAAGTCGGGGAGAAGGTGGAAGCGCTGGCGGACTGGATAGAGGTGAAGTTGCCGGAGATTCTGGCGGGGAGGAAGAAATGA
- a CDS encoding xanthine dehydrogenase family protein molybdopterin-binding subunit — MREMNIENLSRRRFLQGGAGLTLGFCLPSLVAAATAEKMPVATFEANAFLRIGSDNTVTVLSKHLEMGQGTYTGLATLLAEELDADWAQVRVEGAPADARRYNNLLMGPIQGTGGSTAMANSWQQMRQAGAAGRAMLVAAAARQWQVAADEIVVEAGKLTHPASKRSATFGQLAEAAAKEAVPSEVKLKDPKDFKLIGKTAKRRDSADKTNGTAKFTQDVQLPGMLVAVVAHPPQFGATVKAFDASKTRAIKGVVDVVQIPQGVAVLAKDTWSAKLGRDALLVTWDDSAAFKLGSDEILARYKELARTPGLVARKEGDAAAAFAAPAKVVRASYDFPYLAHAAMEPMNCVIQLKPDACEVWNGEQFQTVDQGNIAHLLGLKPEQVKLNMLYAGGSFGRRASTHSDYLLEAAHIVKAINGRAPVKLVWLREDDMRGGYYRPLFHHALEAALDGSGKLVGWKHRLVGQSIIAGSPFAGMMIKDGIDAVSVEGAANLPYAIPNLLVDLHTPTDIGVPVLWWRSVGSSHTAFSTEAFLDEVAAAAGKDPLALRQELLAAHPRYLAVLKLAADKAGWGTKLKAGKAGERRGRGIAIHESFHSIVAQVAEVTVAKDGSLKVDRVVCAVDCGTAINPDNIRSQVEGGIGFALSAVLHGEITLKEGRVEQGNFDGYAPLRINEMPRVEVHIVPSAAPPTGIGEPGVPPVAPAIANAIAAATGKRVHRLPIRPADLLA; from the coding sequence ATGCGTGAAATGAATATTGAAAACCTGAGCCGCCGCCGTTTCCTGCAGGGCGGCGCCGGCCTCACCCTGGGCTTCTGCCTGCCGTCCCTGGTGGCCGCAGCAACGGCTGAAAAAATGCCGGTGGCGACCTTCGAAGCCAATGCCTTCCTGCGCATTGGCAGCGACAACACGGTGACGGTCCTGTCCAAACACCTTGAAATGGGGCAGGGGACTTATACCGGTCTGGCGACCCTGCTCGCCGAAGAACTCGATGCCGACTGGGCGCAGGTGCGCGTCGAGGGCGCACCGGCCGATGCCCGGCGCTACAACAACCTGCTGATGGGGCCGATCCAGGGCACCGGCGGCAGTACGGCGATGGCCAATTCCTGGCAGCAGATGCGTCAGGCCGGTGCCGCCGGGCGGGCCATGCTGGTTGCGGCAGCGGCGCGGCAGTGGCAGGTGGCAGCGGACGAAATCGTGGTCGAGGCGGGCAAGCTGACTCACCCGGCCAGCAAGCGTTCGGCAACGTTCGGGCAACTCGCCGAAGCGGCCGCCAAGGAGGCCGTGCCGAGCGAGGTCAAACTCAAGGATCCGAAGGATTTCAAGCTGATCGGCAAGACCGCAAAACGGCGCGATTCGGCCGACAAGACCAACGGTACGGCAAAATTCACGCAGGACGTGCAGTTGCCCGGCATGCTGGTTGCGGTTGTCGCGCATCCGCCGCAGTTCGGCGCCACGGTCAAGGCCTTCGATGCCAGCAAGACCCGGGCGATCAAGGGCGTCGTCGATGTCGTGCAGATTCCGCAAGGCGTTGCCGTGCTCGCCAAAGACACCTGGAGCGCCAAGCTTGGTCGCGATGCGCTGCTGGTGACCTGGGACGACAGCGCTGCCTTCAAGCTGGGCAGCGACGAAATCCTCGCCCGTTACAAGGAACTCGCCAGGACACCCGGTCTGGTGGCCCGCAAGGAAGGTGATGCCGCTGCCGCTTTCGCAGCGCCAGCCAAGGTGGTCAGGGCGAGTTACGATTTTCCCTATCTGGCGCATGCCGCGATGGAGCCGATGAACTGCGTCATCCAGCTCAAGCCCGATGCTTGTGAAGTCTGGAATGGCGAGCAGTTCCAGACGGTCGACCAGGGAAATATCGCACATTTGCTCGGCCTCAAGCCGGAACAGGTGAAACTCAACATGCTGTACGCCGGTGGCAGTTTCGGCCGGCGCGCATCGACGCATTCCGATTACTTGCTTGAGGCGGCACACATCGTCAAGGCGATCAATGGTCGGGCGCCGGTCAAGCTGGTCTGGCTGCGCGAGGACGACATGCGCGGCGGCTATTACCGGCCGCTCTTCCATCACGCGCTGGAAGCGGCGCTCGATGGCAGCGGCAAGCTGGTCGGCTGGAAGCACCGCCTGGTCGGGCAGTCGATCATCGCCGGCTCACCGTTTGCCGGCATGATGATCAAGGATGGCATTGATGCGGTTTCGGTCGAAGGCGCAGCCAACCTGCCTTACGCCATTCCCAATCTGTTGGTCGATCTGCATACGCCGACCGATATCGGCGTGCCGGTGCTGTGGTGGCGTTCGGTCGGTTCGTCGCATACCGCCTTTTCGACCGAAGCCTTCCTCGACGAGGTCGCGGCCGCTGCCGGCAAGGATCCGCTGGCACTGCGCCAGGAGTTGCTGGCGGCCCACCCGCGCTATCTCGCCGTGCTCAAGCTGGCCGCCGACAAGGCGGGCTGGGGAACGAAGCTCAAGGCCGGAAAGGCCGGGGAACGACGAGGTCGCGGCATCGCCATCCACGAATCCTTCCACAGCATCGTTGCCCAGGTCGCTGAGGTCACGGTAGCGAAGGACGGCAGCCTCAAGGTGGATCGCGTGGTCTGCGCGGTCGATTGCGGCACGGCGATCAATCCGGACAACATCCGCTCGCAGGTCGAGGGCGGCATCGGCTTCGCGCTGTCGGCCGTGCTGCACGGTGAAATCACGCTCAAGGAAGGGCGCGTCGAGCAGGGTAATTTCGATGGCTACGCGCCGCTGCGTATCAACGAGATGCCCAGGGTGGAAGTGCATATCGTGCCCTCGGCCGCACCGCCGACCGGGATCGGCGAACCGGGCGTGCCGCCGGTGGCGCCGGCCATCGCCAATGCCATTGCGGCGGCGACCGGCAAGCGCGTGCATCGCCTGCCGATCCGGCCGGCCGACCTGCTGGCCTGA
- a CDS encoding (2Fe-2S)-binding protein — protein sequence MIQLNVNGKPVRLDVDPETPLLWALRDTLQLTGTKYGCGQGLCGACTVHVDGAPLRACSTPVSAVVGRKISTIEVVEAERVGQAVQAAWRKLDVVQCGYCQSGQIMSAVALLRQNRKPSDADIDAAMSGNLCRCATYVRIRAAIHEAARSLA from the coding sequence ATGATTCAACTCAATGTGAATGGCAAGCCGGTTCGGCTTGATGTCGATCCCGAGACGCCGCTGCTCTGGGCCTTGCGCGATACCCTGCAACTGACCGGCACCAAGTACGGCTGCGGCCAGGGCCTGTGCGGCGCCTGTACCGTGCATGTCGATGGCGCGCCGCTGCGCGCCTGTTCGACGCCGGTGTCGGCGGTGGTCGGACGCAAGATCAGCACCATCGAGGTGGTCGAGGCCGAGCGGGTCGGCCAGGCCGTGCAGGCGGCCTGGCGCAAGCTCGACGTCGTGCAGTGCGGTTACTGCCAGTCCGGCCAGATCATGAGCGCCGTCGCCTTGCTGCGCCAGAACCGCAAGCCGAGCGACGCCGACATCGACGCCGCCATGTCCGGCAACCTGTGCCGCTGCGCGACCTATGTCCGGATCCGCGCCGCCATCCACGAAGCTGCCCGCAGCCTGGCTTGA
- a CDS encoding helix-turn-helix domain-containing protein → MSALTTSHPAFARPLRREIRARDADEHARNLSQWDQRYDQLSAGSFSGEVTELWLPKTQVFVERANQQLRQTCAAWPNSVWFGIPDMADGLMAMGGKQLSSRAVCIRDGGAEFDLLTAPDFDLFGVVVDRESFALHLDATRHLDLDRLLQQGDVRDLAPGRKEHLCRKLANILADANSSEADSAAVDDLQGRIFEALAGVLTSQDSQPASLNRTRLQHQQVVDKVRRRVLEQPDAPPSVAELCEQFHISRRALQNCFEDATGLAPLAYVRSLRLNEVRRQLRANTARPISCIAYDWGFSHLSQFAQDYRRLFGELPSETLRS, encoded by the coding sequence ATGAGCGCACTCACCACCTCCCATCCGGCCTTTGCCCGGCCACTGCGCCGCGAGATCCGGGCGCGCGATGCGGACGAGCATGCGCGCAACCTGTCGCAGTGGGATCAGCGCTACGACCAGCTTTCGGCCGGCAGTTTCAGCGGCGAAGTCACCGAACTGTGGCTGCCCAAGACCCAGGTTTTCGTTGAACGCGCCAACCAGCAATTGCGCCAGACCTGCGCCGCCTGGCCGAACTCGGTGTGGTTCGGCATTCCCGACATGGCCGACGGCCTGATGGCAATGGGCGGCAAGCAGCTGTCGTCACGCGCCGTCTGCATCCGCGACGGCGGCGCCGAATTCGACCTGCTCACGGCGCCGGATTTCGACCTGTTCGGCGTCGTCGTCGACCGCGAAAGCTTTGCCCTGCATCTCGACGCCACCCGCCATCTCGATCTCGACCGCCTGCTGCAGCAGGGCGACGTGCGCGACCTGGCGCCGGGGCGCAAGGAACATCTCTGTCGCAAGCTGGCCAACATCCTCGCCGACGCCAACAGCAGCGAAGCCGACAGCGCAGCGGTCGACGACCTGCAGGGGCGCATTTTCGAAGCCCTGGCCGGCGTGCTGACCAGCCAGGATTCGCAGCCGGCGTCGCTCAATCGCACCCGCCTGCAGCACCAGCAGGTCGTGGACAAGGTGCGCCGCCGTGTTCTCGAGCAGCCCGACGCGCCGCCCAGCGTTGCCGAACTCTGCGAACAATTCCACATCAGCCGGCGCGCCCTGCAGAACTGCTTCGAAGACGCCACCGGCCTGGCGCCGCTCGCCTACGTGCGCAGCCTGCGCCTCAACGAAGTGCGCCGCCAGTTGCGCGCCAACACGGCGCGGCCGATCTCCTGCATCGCCTACGACTGGGGCTTCTCGCACCTCAGCCAGTTCGCCCAGGACTACCGCCGCCTGTTCGGCGAACTGCCCTCCGAAACCCTGCGCAGCTGA
- a CDS encoding DegQ family serine endoprotease, whose protein sequence is MPVRKLKLTVLALALTAALGGAYSLGHIQTISEASAATLPPPVAAPQAFAPSAALPDMGSIVERNGPAVVNISVTGSRKTGNNQADQLQIDPDDPFYEFFRRFRGAQPRGGETPVRGQGSGFIVTSDGTILTNAHVVEGAEEVTVKLTDKREFKAKVKGLDKASDVAVLKIEASNLPTVKIGSAANTRVGEWVLAIGSPFGFENSASAGIVSAKSRTLPDGSYVPFIQTDVAVNPGNSGGPLFNMAGEVIGINSQIYSRSGGYQGLSFAIPIEVAMGIEKQIVTSGKVQRGRLGVTIQDINQSLADSFGLKKPNGALVSSVEKGSPAAKAGLEPGDVILAINGREIAGSGELPAIVAGMAAGETAKLQIWRNGASRVIEAKVGSFSEPKVASNDSAEPNKGRLGVAVRALTPEEQRRAELKGGVVVENASGAAARAGIQPGDIILSVNGEAVSSTEQLRQLVGKAGKRVAILVERGDSRLFVPVDLG, encoded by the coding sequence ATGCCCGTACGCAAACTGAAACTCACCGTTCTTGCCCTTGCCCTGACCGCCGCCCTCGGCGGCGCCTACTCGCTCGGTCACATCCAGACGATCAGCGAAGCCAGTGCCGCCACCCTGCCGCCCCCCGTCGCCGCGCCGCAGGCTTTCGCGCCGAGCGCCGCCCTGCCCGACATGGGCAGCATCGTCGAGCGCAACGGACCGGCTGTGGTCAATATCAGCGTCACCGGTTCGCGCAAGACCGGCAACAACCAGGCTGACCAGTTGCAGATCGACCCCGACGATCCCTTCTACGAATTCTTCCGCCGCTTCCGCGGTGCCCAGCCACGCGGCGGTGAAACGCCAGTGCGCGGCCAGGGCTCGGGCTTCATCGTCACCAGCGACGGCACCATCCTGACCAACGCCCACGTCGTTGAGGGCGCCGAGGAAGTCACCGTCAAGCTGACCGACAAGCGCGAATTCAAGGCCAAGGTCAAAGGCCTCGACAAGGCGAGCGACGTCGCCGTGCTCAAGATCGAGGCCAGCAACCTGCCCACCGTGAAGATCGGCAGCGCCGCCAATACGCGCGTCGGCGAATGGGTGCTCGCCATCGGCTCGCCCTTCGGCTTCGAGAACAGCGCCAGCGCCGGCATCGTCTCGGCCAAGTCGCGCACCCTGCCCGACGGCAGCTACGTGCCCTTCATCCAGACCGACGTCGCGGTCAATCCCGGCAACTCGGGCGGCCCGCTGTTCAACATGGCCGGCGAAGTGATCGGCATCAACTCGCAGATCTACTCGCGCAGCGGCGGCTACCAGGGCCTGTCCTTCGCCATCCCGATCGAAGTCGCGATGGGCATCGAGAAGCAGATCGTGACCAGCGGCAAGGTGCAGCGCGGCCGGCTCGGCGTCACCATCCAGGACATCAACCAGTCGCTGGCCGATTCCTTCGGCCTGAAGAAGCCCAACGGTGCACTGGTCAGTTCGGTCGAAAAAGGCAGCCCGGCCGCCAAGGCCGGTCTCGAACCGGGCGACGTGATCCTTGCCATCAACGGTCGCGAAATCGCCGGCTCCGGCGAACTGCCTGCCATCGTCGCCGGCATGGCTGCCGGTGAGACGGCCAAGCTGCAGATCTGGCGCAACGGCGCCAGCCGCGTCATCGAAGCCAAGGTCGGCAGCTTCAGCGAACCCAAGGTGGCGAGCAACGACAGCGCCGAACCCAACAAGGGCCGGCTTGGTGTCGCGGTACGCGCCCTGACGCCGGAAGAGCAGCGCCGCGCCGAGCTCAAGGGCGGCGTCGTGGTCGAGAATGCCAGTGGCGCCGCGGCCCGCGCCGGCATCCAGCCCGGCGACATCATCCTGTCGGTGAATGGCGAAGCGGTAAGCAGCACCGAACAATTGCGCCAGCTGGTCGGCAAGGCCGGCAAACGTGTCGCCATCCTGGTCGAACGCGGCGACTCACGGCTGTTCGTACCGGTCGACCTCGGCTAA
- a CDS encoding AraC family transcriptional regulator has product MPDPPETQFALSLKKDKAATLANTLTLLLTMPDRIDSSTPPAPRQSHLIDLIDRHCPNDGNVTTRVPGLLLFRGSCVSSPICTIALSAFGMMAQGAKRITLGDAVLDYDARHYMVSSVDLPMTAQITRASLSEPYLGLAVALDPLKIAEICNQLPALPRGESGVACALAVAPLETRIADAACRLAQLLDTPDDIPVLAPLIERELLYHLLSGPLGPRLRDVAVSGNHSHQVARTIGWLRQNLAQPIRIDDLAGVANMSKSSLHHHFKALTAMTPLQYQKQLRLQEARRLMLIERHDAASAAHRVGYESPSQFSREYRRMFGTPPARDIAVVRQAEGS; this is encoded by the coding sequence TTGCCTGATCCTCCAGAAACGCAGTTCGCCCTCTCGCTGAAAAAGGACAAAGCAGCTACGCTGGCGAACACCTTGACCTTGCTTCTGACCATGCCCGACCGGATTGATTCCAGCACCCCGCCCGCCCCGCGCCAATCACACCTGATCGACCTGATTGACCGCCACTGCCCGAACGATGGCAACGTCACGACGCGCGTCCCGGGATTGCTGCTGTTCCGCGGCAGCTGCGTCAGTTCGCCGATCTGCACGATCGCCCTCTCCGCCTTCGGCATGATGGCCCAGGGCGCCAAGCGGATCACGCTGGGCGATGCGGTCCTCGACTACGATGCGCGGCATTACATGGTCTCATCGGTCGACCTGCCGATGACGGCACAAATCACCCGCGCCTCGCTGAGCGAACCCTATCTCGGCCTGGCGGTCGCCCTCGACCCGCTCAAAATTGCCGAAATCTGCAACCAGCTGCCGGCGCTGCCGCGCGGCGAATCCGGCGTCGCCTGCGCGCTCGCCGTGGCACCGCTGGAAACCCGCATTGCCGACGCGGCCTGCCGCCTGGCCCAACTGCTTGACACGCCGGACGACATCCCGGTGCTCGCCCCACTGATCGAGCGCGAACTGCTCTACCACCTGCTCAGCGGCCCGCTCGGCCCGCGCCTGCGCGACGTGGCGGTGAGCGGCAACCACAGCCACCAGGTGGCGCGCACCATCGGCTGGCTGCGCCAGAACCTGGCCCAGCCGATCCGCATCGACGACCTCGCCGGCGTCGCCAACATGAGCAAGTCGTCGCTGCACCATCATTTCAAGGCGCTCACCGCGATGACGCCGCTGCAGTACCAGAAGCAGTTGCGCCTGCAGGAAGCGCGCCGCCTGATGCTGATCGAACGCCACGATGCCGCCTCGGCGGCACACCGCGTCGGCTACGAAAGCCCGTCGCAATTCAGCCGCGAATACCGGCGCATGTTCGGCACCCCGCCGGCGCGCGACATCGCCGTCGTGCGTCAGGCGGAAGGCAGTTGA